Proteins from one Lacrimispora sphenoides genomic window:
- a CDS encoding Rossmann-like domain-containing protein: protein MDMWEMYDRLIDPIPDDVKIEDYFVGIQWTSVTVCGYTGAAATNPLQTIRRTEKNILDMSWKEAAGLIKSWNFTEASIGAAAVNAYYNQPDRISRLEKEGAIRQLSKEDAFVAYREDIKGKKVATIGHFCFAEEFLKEAKSCVILERNPMGGDYPDSACEYILSDRDYVFITGFTLVNKTLPRLLELSRNAKVILVGPSVALAPDLFNFGVWELAGTLITDKKLTEELVKKGEHKAVIRSGLPVRLSK from the coding sequence ATGGATATGTGGGAAATGTATGACCGTCTGATAGATCCAATACCAGATGATGTAAAGATAGAAGATTATTTTGTAGGAATCCAGTGGACTTCAGTGACTGTCTGCGGATATACCGGTGCGGCTGCGACAAATCCGCTTCAGACCATTAGGAGGACTGAAAAAAATATACTGGATATGTCATGGAAGGAAGCGGCTGGGCTGATAAAATCATGGAATTTTACCGAAGCAAGCATCGGTGCGGCAGCGGTAAATGCCTATTATAATCAACCGGACCGGATCAGCAGGCTGGAAAAGGAAGGTGCAATCAGACAGCTGTCAAAGGAAGATGCTTTTGTGGCCTATCGAGAGGATATCAAAGGAAAAAAGGTGGCGACCATCGGACATTTCTGCTTTGCAGAGGAATTTTTAAAAGAAGCAAAATCCTGCGTAATCCTGGAGCGCAATCCAATGGGAGGCGATTATCCGGACAGTGCCTGTGAATATATACTTTCAGACAGAGACTATGTTTTTATCACTGGATTTACACTGGTAAATAAAACCCTTCCAAGACTTTTAGAGCTGTCGCGGAATGCCAAAGTTATATTAGTGGGACCCAGTGTGGCTCTCGCTCCTGATCTTTTTAACTTTGGCGTGTGGGAGTTAGCGGGTACTCTTATTACGGACAAAAAGCTTACAGAGGAATTAGTGAAAAAAGGTGAGCACAAGGCGGTAATCCGTTCCGGATTGCCGGTAAGGCTTTCTAAATAA
- a CDS encoding hydratase gives MVKLYDGGAYLVHGTELIPDQEAEKITALTGKAADQAEAKKGTIAYSILKNHNTSDHMDHLKLRFDSMASHDITFVGIIQTARASGLKEFPIPYIMTNCHNSLCAVGGTINEDDHVFGLSAAKKYGGIFVPPHIAVIHQYMREMMAGCGRMILGSDSHTRYGALGTMAIGEGGGELVKQLLCDTYDVAYPGVVAIYLTGSPAPSVGPHDVALAIIGAVFKSGYVKNKIMEFVGPGVSSMDTDYRNGVDVMTTETTCLSSIWRTDEDTKAYLDLHGRGDAYKELNPGEVAYYDGVVYVDLSTIKPMIALPFHPSNTYEIDELNNNLGDILRTVEQEAERIVGSSKANLSLTDKIVDGKLMVQQGVIAGCAGGNYSNVMAAANILTGKNCGNDIFNLSVYPSSQPVYMDLVKKGAISELMAAGATVRTAFCGPCFGAGDTPSNNSLSIRHTTRNFPNREGSKPGSGQISCVALMDARSIAATAANGGYLTSAEGYGEDYQVPAYEFDPSSYERRVYQGFGKAQPEVSLIYGPNIKDWPAMSALTDNIILRVCSKIMDPVTTTDELIPSGETSSYRSNPLGLAEFTLSRRDPEYVERSKKVNELERVRKAGACPLEADRSLESAFKVLAAYLNQPELNVRETEIGSMIYAVKPGDGSAREQAASCQRVLGGLANIAKEYATKRYRSNVMNWGMLPFLLEAEPDFEVGDFIYVPGIRKALDGDMNHIPAYVVKNEEGNPIHEIELHIADMTPEEREIVKAGCLINYNRNKNQQQ, from the coding sequence ATGGTAAAATTGTATGACGGCGGAGCTTATCTTGTACATGGAACGGAACTGATTCCGGATCAGGAAGCAGAAAAAATTACTGCCCTTACAGGAAAAGCTGCAGATCAGGCTGAGGCAAAAAAGGGTACCATCGCCTATTCCATTTTAAAGAATCACAACACTTCGGATCATATGGATCATTTGAAGCTCCGTTTTGACTCCATGGCCTCCCACGACATTACATTTGTAGGAATTATCCAGACTGCCCGTGCATCAGGGCTTAAAGAATTTCCTATTCCATACATTATGACTAACTGTCATAACTCTTTATGCGCAGTTGGCGGTACCATTAACGAGGATGATCACGTATTCGGACTTTCCGCTGCTAAAAAATACGGCGGGATCTTTGTTCCGCCTCATATTGCGGTCATCCATCAGTACATGCGGGAAATGATGGCCGGCTGCGGACGCATGATCCTCGGATCTGACAGCCATACCCGCTATGGTGCCTTGGGAACCATGGCCATCGGAGAAGGCGGCGGGGAACTGGTAAAGCAGCTTCTTTGTGATACCTATGATGTGGCTTATCCCGGCGTTGTGGCCATTTATCTTACCGGAAGCCCTGCTCCATCCGTTGGCCCTCACGATGTGGCCCTGGCCATTATCGGGGCGGTCTTTAAAAGCGGCTATGTAAAGAACAAAATCATGGAATTCGTAGGACCCGGTGTTTCTTCTATGGATACGGACTATCGGAACGGTGTGGATGTTATGACAACGGAAACCACCTGCCTTTCCTCTATCTGGAGAACCGATGAGGATACAAAAGCCTATCTGGACCTTCATGGCCGGGGAGATGCCTACAAAGAATTGAATCCTGGAGAAGTTGCTTATTACGACGGAGTGGTTTATGTGGACTTAAGCACCATTAAGCCTATGATTGCACTGCCCTTCCACCCAAGCAATACCTATGAGATTGACGAATTAAATAATAACCTTGGAGACATTCTCCGCACTGTGGAACAAGAAGCAGAGCGCATTGTGGGAAGTTCCAAAGCAAACCTTTCCTTAACAGATAAGATCGTGGACGGAAAGCTGATGGTTCAGCAGGGAGTGATTGCAGGATGCGCCGGAGGCAATTACTCCAACGTTATGGCTGCGGCTAATATTCTGACCGGTAAAAACTGCGGTAATGACATCTTTAATTTATCTGTATACCCCTCCTCCCAGCCAGTTTATATGGATCTGGTGAAAAAGGGAGCCATCTCGGAACTGATGGCAGCCGGTGCAACTGTCCGGACGGCCTTCTGCGGCCCATGCTTTGGTGCAGGGGATACACCTTCCAACAACTCCTTAAGCATCCGCCACACCACAAGAAACTTCCCCAACCGGGAAGGCTCCAAACCAGGCAGCGGACAGATTTCCTGTGTCGCCCTCATGGATGCCCGCTCCATTGCTGCAACAGCGGCAAACGGCGGCTATCTCACATCTGCGGAAGGCTATGGAGAGGATTACCAGGTTCCTGCCTATGAATTCGATCCATCTTCCTATGAGAGACGGGTGTATCAGGGATTCGGAAAAGCTCAGCCTGAGGTATCCCTGATTTATGGTCCTAATATTAAGGACTGGCCGGCTATGAGTGCCTTAACGGATAACATCATATTACGGGTATGTTCAAAGATCATGGATCCGGTCACTACCACCGATGAACTGATCCCTTCCGGAGAAACCTCTTCCTACCGTTCCAACCCACTCGGACTTGCGGAATTTACCTTGTCCCGCCGCGATCCGGAATACGTGGAACGCTCAAAGAAAGTAAATGAGCTGGAGCGGGTAAGGAAAGCCGGTGCCTGTCCCTTAGAGGCTGACCGGTCACTGGAATCTGCATTTAAGGTCCTGGCCGCTTACTTAAACCAGCCGGAACTGAATGTAAGGGAAACAGAGATTGGAAGTATGATTTACGCAGTAAAGCCAGGTGATGGTTCTGCCCGTGAACAGGCAGCCAGCTGCCAGCGAGTGCTGGGCGGCTTAGCTAATATTGCAAAAGAGTATGCGACCAAACGCTACCGCTCCAATGTTATGAACTGGGGAATGCTTCCCTTCCTGCTTGAGGCAGAGCCGGATTTTGAAGTAGGGGATTTTATCTATGTACCTGGAATCCGCAAAGCTCTTGACGGAGATATGAACCACATTCCAGCTTACGTTGTGAAAAACGAAGAAGGAAATCCGATTCATGAGATAGAACTGCACATTGCTGATATGACCCCGGAAGAGCGGGAAATCGTAAAAGCTGGATGTCTGATTAATTATAATAGAAACAAAAACCAACAGCAGTAA
- a CDS encoding ABC transporter substrate-binding protein, producing MKKMRKSLVLAAFLAAAVLANGCQKGSGKEVPASQAESTASAKTETQAETEKAGEAGARSDARVFTDSAGREVTLPKEIKKIAPSGPLAQIVLYTLCPDKLSGLASDFSEGAKQYIAEKYWSLPKFGQFYGKNANLNMEALIAESPDVIIDIGEAKKSVKEDMDALQEQLNMPVIFIEADLDTMSSAYEKLGELTGDTDQAKKLADDCNNILKKSETAREQLSEKKSVYFAVGDDGLHTNAEGSIHARVIEQIGAENAAKVEMVSSGGGSEVSFEQLLLWQPDVIIADSEALYQTITTDKVWGELNAVKEGKVYQIPSVPYSFMSSPPSVNRMIGILWLGNLVYPEQYSADIKQEVKDFYELFYHVTLDDTQAEKILK from the coding sequence ATGAAAAAAATGAGAAAAAGTCTGGTACTGGCTGCATTCCTTGCTGCTGCAGTACTGGCAAATGGCTGCCAAAAAGGAAGCGGTAAGGAGGTTCCTGCCAGTCAGGCAGAGTCAACTGCATCTGCAAAAACAGAAACGCAGGCAGAAACAGAAAAAGCGGGTGAAGCAGGGGCGCGATCAGACGCCAGAGTGTTCACGGATTCAGCAGGAAGGGAAGTTACACTGCCAAAGGAAATAAAAAAGATTGCTCCTTCCGGGCCTTTGGCACAGATCGTGCTTTACACTCTTTGTCCGGATAAGCTGTCAGGACTTGCTTCTGATTTTTCCGAAGGTGCAAAGCAGTACATTGCCGAAAAATATTGGTCACTTCCTAAATTCGGCCAGTTTTATGGGAAGAATGCAAATCTAAACATGGAGGCTCTAATTGCAGAAAGTCCTGATGTAATCATTGATATCGGAGAAGCGAAAAAAAGCGTAAAAGAGGATATGGATGCCCTTCAGGAGCAGCTAAATATGCCAGTCATCTTTATAGAGGCAGATTTAGATACCATGAGTTCTGCTTATGAGAAGCTAGGAGAGCTTACCGGAGATACCGATCAGGCAAAGAAACTGGCGGACGATTGCAATAACATACTGAAAAAGTCTGAAACAGCCAGGGAACAGCTGTCAGAAAAGAAATCGGTTTATTTCGCTGTTGGAGATGATGGACTTCACACCAATGCAGAGGGTTCCATTCATGCCCGGGTTATCGAGCAGATAGGAGCGGAGAATGCAGCTAAAGTTGAAATGGTATCAAGCGGCGGTGGAAGCGAAGTATCCTTTGAACAGCTTCTTCTATGGCAGCCGGATGTAATCATCGCAGATTCTGAAGCCCTGTACCAAACCATAACAACAGATAAGGTATGGGGAGAATTAAATGCTGTAAAAGAGGGGAAGGTTTATCAGATACCTTCCGTTCCATATAGCTTTATGAGCAGTCCGCCTTCAGTGAACCGGATGATCGGGATTTTGTGGCTGGGCAATCTTGTATATCCCGAACAATATAGCGCTGATATAAAACAAGAAGTAAAGGATTTCTATGAACTGTTTTATCATGTGACTCTTGATGATACACAGGCAGAAAAAATCTTAAAATAA
- a CDS encoding NTP transferase domain-containing protein, whose translation MKIGAVIFAAGHKCATSTFKPLMPIGGTTVIRRIIMTLKRSGVDPVVVITGKDAKELEKHISKLRVICLRNENYESTQMFDSICTGLNYIEDLCDRVLILPVKFPMLLPETIKKVMNSSRLAACPVFDGRRGHPIMISRELIPALLSYDGRQGLWGAFKQTEIDVLIDEIPVDNKGIIESMETEADDAENYDTGRASMHPTANLFLECDEIFFGPGIAQFLMLIEHNGSMQTACRQMNMSYSKGWKIIKEAEKQLGYPLLITRSGGAEGGFSQLTPKTKDFLNRFLSMEKELNEKTEELFIKYFEGVLK comes from the coding sequence ATGAAGATAGGTGCAGTCATTTTCGCGGCGGGGCATAAATGTGCCACCAGTACATTTAAACCATTGATGCCCATTGGAGGCACCACCGTTATTAGACGGATAATCATGACGCTCAAAAGGTCTGGTGTAGATCCGGTCGTGGTCATAACCGGAAAAGATGCAAAGGAATTGGAAAAACACATTTCCAAGCTGAGAGTGATCTGCCTCAGAAATGAAAATTATGAAAGCACTCAGATGTTTGACAGCATCTGTACAGGCCTTAATTACATTGAGGATTTGTGCGACCGGGTTCTTATTCTTCCGGTAAAATTCCCTATGCTGTTGCCGGAAACCATTAAAAAAGTTATGAACAGTAGCCGGCTGGCTGCTTGTCCGGTCTTTGACGGCCGTAGAGGCCATCCGATAATGATCAGCAGGGAGCTGATTCCTGCCCTCCTGTCATACGATGGTAGACAAGGGTTGTGGGGAGCTTTCAAGCAGACGGAAATAGATGTCTTAATTGATGAAATCCCAGTTGATAATAAGGGAATCATAGAGTCCATGGAAACGGAAGCGGATGATGCAGAAAACTATGATACGGGACGGGCTTCCATGCACCCCACTGCAAATCTGTTTCTGGAATGCGACGAGATCTTTTTTGGGCCGGGGATTGCCCAGTTTTTGATGCTGATTGAGCATAACGGGTCCATGCAGACGGCTTGCCGGCAGATGAACATGTCTTACAGCAAAGGTTGGAAAATCATAAAAGAGGCAGAAAAGCAGCTTGGGTATCCTCTTTTGATCACCCGGTCGGGCGGAGCGGAGGGAGGATTTTCCCAACTTACACCTAAAACAAAGGATTTTCTAAACCGGTTCTTAAGCATGGAAAAAGAATTAAATGAAAAAACTGAAGAATTGTTTATAAAATATTTTGAGGGGGTATTAAAATGA
- a CDS encoding XdhC family protein, translating to MRKLFKTVLETLEKGEDGVLVTIIASSGSTPRGAGSHMLVRRDGTTEGTIGGGAVEYRSIQRSQKAIEEKTSYMHSFVLGKEQVADLGMICGGDVVVYFQYLDHENQEFMDLCRKIEEAYNKDEDSWLLMDITNETTWGLGIYSKSAGLSGIHGIDEEDRKILLQHKAVQKNFGERKYYSEPLVRAGCVYIFGGGHVAQELVPVLAHVGFRCTVFDDRPEFANEKLFPQAERTIVGDYERIFDSLELRECDYVCVMTRGHQSDYVVQRQVLTKNACYVGVIGSRRKLETLAEKLMADGVTREQIDSCHSPIGLEIYAETPAEIAISVAGELIAIRVLREGRKK from the coding sequence ATGAGAAAGCTGTTCAAAACAGTTTTAGAAACACTGGAAAAAGGCGAAGATGGGGTTTTGGTAACCATTATTGCAAGTTCTGGATCCACTCCCAGAGGTGCAGGATCCCATATGCTGGTAAGGCGGGATGGAACCACCGAAGGAACCATCGGAGGCGGAGCGGTGGAATACCGGTCCATACAGCGTTCACAGAAAGCGATTGAGGAAAAGACCTCCTATATGCACAGCTTTGTACTTGGTAAGGAGCAGGTAGCTGATCTGGGTATGATCTGCGGTGGTGATGTAGTGGTTTACTTCCAGTATCTGGATCATGAAAATCAGGAATTTATGGACTTGTGCAGGAAGATAGAAGAAGCCTATAACAAGGATGAAGACAGCTGGCTGCTTATGGATATTACCAACGAAACCACATGGGGGCTGGGCATCTACAGCAAATCAGCGGGATTATCAGGAATACATGGAATTGATGAAGAAGATAGAAAAATCCTTCTTCAACATAAGGCGGTTCAAAAAAACTTTGGTGAACGTAAGTATTACAGCGAGCCTCTGGTCCGGGCTGGCTGCGTCTATATTTTCGGAGGCGGACATGTGGCACAGGAATTGGTGCCGGTTCTGGCTCATGTAGGATTCCGGTGTACTGTTTTTGATGACCGGCCGGAGTTTGCCAATGAAAAACTATTTCCCCAGGCAGAGAGGACCATTGTGGGGGATTATGAAAGGATTTTTGACTCCCTTGAATTAAGGGAATGTGATTATGTATGCGTTATGACCAGAGGACATCAATCGGATTACGTTGTTCAGAGACAGGTCCTTACAAAAAATGCCTGCTATGTCGGTGTGATTGGCAGCCGAAGGAAACTGGAAACGTTGGCTGAAAAGCTTATGGCAGATGGCGTTACCAGAGAACAAATCGACAGCTGTCACAGCCCCATCGGCTTAGAAATCTACGCAGAAACACCCGCTGAAATTGCCATCAGCGTGGCAGGAGAATTAATTGCTATAAGGGTCCTGCGGGAAGGGCGAAAAAAATAA
- a CDS encoding FecCD family ABC transporter permease, with amino-acid sequence MVERDWIYKRRLGIIVLLFIVCFFGSFLLGRYPVYPDTLLKILLSSIFPIKSTWPAQAETVVFQVRLPRVFMAALIGGGLSCAGAAYQGIFKNPMVSPDVLGASSGAGLGAALGLFFSFGYNGVTINAFLFGLGAVGIVCLISSRVKYNPVLGLVLSGMMVSSLASAAVSFLKLVADPTNTLPVITYWLMGSLASIRQKDVIFAAPWILIGILPIYLLRWRINVLSLGEDEAKSMGINAKKLRFIIVVSATLITSAAVSVSGHIGWVGLVIPHFARMLVGSDYRRLLPASLLMGGSFLLIVDNFARLLATSEIPIGILTAFIGAPFFLYLILREGNRL; translated from the coding sequence ATGGTAGAAAGGGACTGGATCTATAAAAGACGTTTAGGAATCATCGTGCTCTTATTTATTGTCTGTTTTTTTGGCTCCTTTTTGCTTGGACGGTACCCGGTATACCCGGACACGCTCTTAAAGATCCTTCTCTCGTCGATTTTTCCTATAAAATCCACTTGGCCGGCCCAGGCAGAGACGGTTGTTTTCCAGGTCCGCCTGCCAAGAGTTTTTATGGCTGCATTAATTGGGGGAGGATTGTCCTGTGCAGGCGCCGCTTATCAGGGGATCTTTAAAAATCCCATGGTATCACCGGATGTTCTTGGTGCATCTTCTGGTGCGGGATTAGGTGCTGCTCTGGGATTGTTTTTTTCATTCGGTTATAACGGAGTAACAATAAACGCCTTTCTTTTTGGTCTTGGCGCAGTAGGGATTGTCTGCCTTATCAGCAGCCGGGTAAAGTATAATCCTGTGCTGGGACTGGTGTTGTCCGGCATGATGGTGAGCTCTCTTGCTTCCGCAGCGGTCTCTTTTTTAAAACTGGTGGCGGATCCGACCAACACCCTTCCTGTCATTACCTATTGGCTTATGGGAAGCCTGGCATCCATCCGGCAAAAAGACGTTATATTTGCTGCACCATGGATCCTCATAGGAATCCTTCCAATTTACCTTCTTCGGTGGCGGATCAATGTTTTAAGTCTTGGGGAAGATGAAGCGAAGAGCATGGGGATCAATGCTAAGAAGCTCCGTTTTATCATTGTAGTCAGCGCAACTTTAATTACCTCAGCAGCAGTTTCAGTAAGCGGACATATCGGCTGGGTAGGGCTGGTAATCCCGCATTTTGCCAGAATGCTGGTAGGAAGCGACTACCGCAGGCTATTGCCGGCCTCACTGCTTATGGGCGGCAGCTTTCTGCTGATCGTGGATAATTTTGCAAGGCTTTTGGCCACCAGTGAGATCCCCATCGGAATTTTGACTGCATTTATTGGTGCTCCGTTCTTTTTATATCTTATTTTGCGGGAAGGAAACCGGTTATAA
- a CDS encoding C40 family peptidase, with the protein MENNNEKKDYIIRLDKARKKRSKNDYKKLLAMGGTVVLCVAVISAVGMAVKNHLSAKPAGLATGSEATAIKLEESAGINAEAESEAQAAKEKDEKEKVVNSYKNLGIIQVSGYLNVRKAPGTEEDVIGKLQGDSACDILENTESGWCKISSGGIEGYINSEFVLTGEDAKKKAMDLVKLRAIVQTDSMNIRKEPSTSSDVVGQALSNERYEVLGQTEGWIQIPAGYLSADYVKMEYGLNEARKLDLKAMIFNLYKNIGISDVDNYLNVREEPNENGKVIAKMPSKAAGNILETTDGWYKIQSGNITGYVKSDYILTGQAAKDEALQVAELMAIVNTDMLNARTEPSTESKIWTQISNNERYPVLKQIDGWIQIELEENSSAYVSTDYVDVRYALPEAIKFSPLEEKANAQASFRTQIVNYALQFLGNPYVWGGTSLTKGADCSGFTMSVYAHFGIGLPHYSGSQAGMGKAVKSGEMRPGDLIYYADSKGTINHVSMYIGNGQIVHAASRRSGIKISTWNYRTPVKIRNMIGD; encoded by the coding sequence ATGGAAAATAACAACGAGAAAAAAGATTATATAATTCGTTTGGATAAGGCAAGAAAAAAACGCAGTAAGAATGATTATAAGAAACTTTTGGCAATGGGAGGTACAGTGGTTCTCTGTGTAGCAGTTATTTCCGCAGTGGGGATGGCGGTGAAGAATCACCTCTCTGCAAAACCTGCAGGGCTTGCAACAGGATCCGAGGCCACAGCAATAAAGCTGGAGGAATCAGCAGGCATAAATGCAGAAGCCGAGTCTGAAGCTCAGGCAGCAAAGGAAAAGGACGAAAAAGAAAAGGTTGTAAATTCCTATAAGAATTTAGGGATCATTCAGGTATCAGGATACTTAAACGTGAGAAAAGCGCCGGGAACCGAGGAGGATGTAATCGGAAAACTCCAGGGAGACAGTGCCTGCGATATCCTGGAGAATACGGAATCTGGCTGGTGCAAAATATCTTCCGGCGGGATTGAAGGATATATAAATTCCGAATTTGTTTTAACTGGGGAAGACGCAAAAAAGAAAGCAATGGATCTGGTGAAGTTAAGAGCTATCGTTCAGACCGATAGCATGAACATCAGGAAGGAACCCTCCACCAGTTCAGATGTGGTAGGCCAGGCGCTTTCCAATGAGCGGTATGAGGTCTTAGGACAGACTGAGGGCTGGATACAGATCCCGGCCGGGTATTTATCCGCGGATTACGTTAAAATGGAATATGGACTGAATGAAGCCAGAAAACTGGATCTAAAGGCCATGATATTCAATCTCTATAAGAACATCGGTATTTCCGACGTGGATAATTATTTGAATGTAAGAGAAGAGCCGAATGAAAACGGCAAGGTTATTGCAAAGATGCCAAGCAAAGCCGCAGGAAATATTTTAGAGACGACGGATGGCTGGTATAAGATTCAGTCCGGTAACATTACCGGCTATGTGAAGTCTGATTATATCCTGACAGGACAGGCGGCAAAGGATGAGGCTTTGCAGGTTGCAGAGTTGATGGCCATCGTCAACACGGATATGTTAAACGCCAGGACCGAGCCTTCCACTGAATCAAAGATATGGACACAGATATCCAATAACGAGCGGTATCCGGTTTTAAAGCAGATTGACGGCTGGATACAGATCGAGCTGGAGGAAAACAGCAGCGCCTATGTATCCACAGATTACGTTGATGTCCGGTATGCTCTTCCTGAGGCAATCAAATTCTCTCCTTTAGAGGAAAAAGCCAATGCCCAGGCATCATTTAGGACCCAGATCGTCAATTATGCCCTGCAGTTTTTGGGAAATCCTTATGTATGGGGCGGAACCAGCCTCACGAAGGGGGCCGACTGCTCTGGGTTTACCATGTCAGTTTATGCTCATTTTGGCATTGGACTGCCTCATTATTCCGGCTCTCAGGCCGGTATGGGTAAGGCAGTAAAATCCGGCGAAATGAGGCCTGGGGATCTGATCTATTATGCAGACAGCAAAGGGACCATTAACCATGTGTCCATGTATATCGGTAACGGACAGATCGTCCATGCGGCCAGCAGACGAAGCGGTATTAAAATTTCCACATGGAATTACCGGACACCGGTAAAAATCCGTAACATGATCGGTGATTGA
- a CDS encoding nucleoside-triphosphatase — protein MGRFLFLKGDSGEGKTTLLFECLKPWYPKVGGFYSQRLLNEDGMTMGFRMVPAEEEWIPATAYKKGMTNIFIERTEHGFQKNLQFFKTDGIKILRSSAHKELFLLDEIGGIELFVPEFMEEVLGCIDSQVPCIGVLKSHKNLEAMRTRVPTEPDPDKFLRDLEEKLVKRSSGRILTFERKKREYIQTEIMEFLRECTEKEGKETHGRKGLDL, from the coding sequence ATGGGGAGATTCTTATTTCTAAAAGGTGATTCCGGAGAAGGAAAGACAACCCTGCTTTTTGAATGCTTAAAGCCTTGGTACCCAAAGGTTGGAGGATTTTATTCCCAACGTTTGCTAAATGAAGATGGGATGACCATGGGATTTCGTATGGTTCCGGCAGAGGAAGAATGGATTCCGGCAACAGCCTATAAAAAAGGAATGACAAATATTTTTATTGAGCGGACTGAACATGGATTTCAAAAAAATCTTCAGTTCTTTAAAACCGATGGGATAAAAATTCTGCGTTCTTCCGCTCATAAAGAACTCTTCCTTTTGGATGAAATAGGAGGGATAGAACTTTTTGTACCGGAATTTATGGAAGAGGTTCTTGGCTGCATTGATAGCCAGGTGCCCTGCATCGGAGTTTTAAAAAGCCATAAAAACCTTGAGGCCATGAGAACCAGAGTTCCCACAGAGCCGGACCCGGACAAGTTTCTTCGGGATTTGGAAGAAAAGCTTGTAAAACGGTCAAGTGGACGAATTCTTACGTTTGAACGCAAAAAAAGAGAATACATTCAGACGGAAATTATGGAATTTTTGAGAGAATGTACGGAAAAGGAAGGAAAGGAAACCCATGGTAGAAAGGGACTGGATCTATAA
- a CDS encoding ABC transporter ATP-binding protein: MELTVKDLEFGYHCFPVLKGINFSFNKGELVCVLGKNGAGKSTLFRCMLGLLKGYHGEILIDGTERRHFSERELAGRIAYIPQNHDTAFSFSVLEMVLMGTTASLPRFASPGQKEKERALNALKLLKIAGLKDRIFGQISGGEQQLVLIARAIAQEAKILVMDEPCSSLDYGNQIRVMEELRTLSEKGYLIVQSTHNPEHVFYFAHKALVMMEGKIAAFGEPDKILTKELLEGVYQVPIEIYEDLKSGKKVCMPGRR, from the coding sequence ATGGAGCTGACAGTAAAAGATCTGGAATTCGGATATCATTGTTTTCCGGTATTAAAGGGGATCAATTTTTCATTCAATAAAGGAGAACTGGTCTGCGTCCTTGGAAAAAACGGTGCAGGCAAGAGCACGCTTTTTCGGTGCATGTTAGGTCTGCTAAAGGGGTATCATGGAGAGATTCTGATCGATGGAACAGAACGCCGGCACTTCTCAGAACGGGAATTGGCCGGAAGGATAGCCTACATACCCCAGAACCATGATACTGCATTCTCTTTTTCGGTTCTGGAAATGGTGTTAATGGGAACGACGGCCTCGCTGCCCCGCTTTGCAAGTCCGGGACAGAAAGAAAAAGAAAGGGCATTGAATGCTCTGAAGCTTTTAAAGATTGCCGGTCTAAAGGACCGTATATTTGGGCAGATCAGCGGCGGCGAACAGCAGCTTGTACTGATTGCAAGAGCCATCGCCCAGGAGGCAAAAATACTGGTTATGGATGAACCATGTTCCAGCTTGGATTATGGCAACCAGATCCGGGTTATGGAGGAATTGCGGACCCTGTCAGAAAAGGGATATTTAATTGTACAATCCACCCATAATCCGGAGCATGTGTTTTATTTTGCCCATAAGGCGCTGGTGATGATGGAGGGAAAGATAGCGGCTTTCGGCGAGCCGGACAAGATCCTTACAAAAGAACTTTTGGAAGGCGTATACCAGGTGCCTATTGAGATCTATGAGGATTTAAAAAGCGGAAAAAAGGTGTGTATGCCTGGGAGAAGGTGA